The sequence ACATATCCGATGCTTACGAGGCAGCTTATACCATCATGCTAAACCTGAACCGTAGCTGGATACAAAAGCAGGGAGATTTCTTTGTGGAATCCCCAATTATATTGCTTGCAGCGATCATCTGGTTTCTCAAAATTTATGATAATGGAAAATACTGTACGTTTCCACACGCTATCGAGTTGTTGAATAAAAAATACGCAGACGTTTTCACGATCTTGACTTCCTATCCTGAACTGGAAAATTATCTATCGCCCTTTATGGATGCCTGGCAAGGTGGCGCACAAGATCAGTTACAAGGGCAGATTGCTTCGGCAAAAATCCCCTTGTCAAGGATGATCAGTCCGCAGTTGTATTGGGTAATGACCGGAGACGATTTTTCGCTGGACATCAATAATCCGGCAGCGCCAAAAATTCTATGTGTGGGAAACAATCCCGACCGGCAAAATATTTACTCGGCAGCGTTGGGCTTATACAATTCAAGGATTGTCAAGCTTATCAACAAAAAAGGGCAATTGAAAAGCTCCGTGATCATAGATGAGCTGCCCACGATTTATTTCAGGGGGTTGGATAACTTAATCGCAACTGCCAGAAGTAATAAAGTGGCTGTATGTTTGGGATTTCAGGATTTTTCGCAACTAACCCGTGACTACGGCGATAAGGAAAGCAAAGTGATACAAAATACCGTTGGTAATGTATTCAGTGGTCAGGTGGTTGGTGAAACCGCCAAGAATCTTTCGGAACGCTTTGGCAAGGTATTGCAGAAACGCCAGAGCCTGACCATTAATCGAAACGACAAATCAACCTCCATATCCACTCAAATGGACAGCTTGATACCTGCTTCCAAAATCTCAACGCTTACGCAGGGGATGTTCGTGGGATCAGTATCGGATAATTACGATGAACGCATTGAGCAAAAGATTTTTCACGCTGAAATTGTCGTGGACAATGAAAAGGTTGCCGCCGAAACCAAAGCGTATCGGGAGATACCTCAGATTCTTTCTTTCGTTGATGAGCAGGGAGAGGATAAGATGAAAGAACAGATTGAAAACAATTACCGCCAGATAAAATCGGACATTTTGGGTATTGTCGGGAACGAGCTGGAGCGAATCAAAAATGATCCAAGCTTGCAGCATCTTGTTGTGAAAGAGAGCGAAAACAAAAATAACGGGTAGCTCTATAATAATACGCTGATGCTAAGGCAAGAAGGTATTAAAAGGTTCATATACCCGGAAAAACATATCTTTCAAGATAATTTTATCATCAAACATAATTACGTTATGGAGAAATTTTTCAATCAAAGGTTGCTGGAACTGGAATCAGGAATAAAAGAATTGGAGATCGAACCTGATTTTTCAATACAGCGCATCGAGGCTGGAATTGAGCTTATTGTTCGATGCCTGGCTACAGTTAAAGAGCATGTTTTAACAAAGGGGTTTAAGGACACCAACGAGGAAATTCAGTTTTTCAAACACAGGAAACCGATTATCGTCTCAAAGCTGATTTTCTATAACTCAATCTACAGGATAGAGACTAAGAAACCTTACGGTTGTAAAGCGACTAAAAAGTACCTGAATAGGGAATTGCGCAAACTCAAGCGGTATTTTGACGAGAATCTTGAGTTTTACAAGTATTATCGCACCAATAACACCTACCTGGATGAAATCCTCTTTGTCAGGGGAAAACACGA comes from Echinicola vietnamensis DSM 17526 and encodes:
- the mobC gene encoding conjugal transfer protein MobC; its protein translation is MQGEDDLRGLAKIMAFMRAVSILLVLMHLYWFCYGFFSERGWILEIINKILGNFNRTAGLFSHPLYTKLFALVLLALSCLGTKGVKNEKITWSKIFVALGIGFVLFFLNTPLLKLSPVAGTSLYILTLAAGYIALLMAGVWMHRLLNNNLMDDVFNSENESFMQETRLMENEYSINLPTKFWYSKKQHNGWINVVNPFRATIVLGTPGSGKSYAIVNNYIKQQIEKGFSLYIYDFKFDDLSTIAYNHLLKHSDKYKVKPKFYVINFDDPRRSHRCNPLNPDFMTDISDAYEAAYTIMLNLNRSWIQKQGDFFVESPIILLAAIIWFLKIYDNGKYCTFPHAIELLNKKYADVFTILTSYPELENYLSPFMDAWQGGAQDQLQGQIASAKIPLSRMISPQLYWVMTGDDFSLDINNPAAPKILCVGNNPDRQNIYSAALGLYNSRIVKLINKKGQLKSSVIIDELPTIYFRGLDNLIATARSNKVAVCLGFQDFSQLTRDYGDKESKVIQNTVGNVFSGQVVGETAKNLSERFGKVLQKRQSLTINRNDKSTSISTQMDSLIPASKISTLTQGMFVGSVSDNYDERIEQKIFHAEIVVDNEKVAAETKAYREIPQILSFVDEQGEDKMKEQIENNYRQIKSDILGIVGNELERIKNDPSLQHLVVKESENKNNG